Proteins encoded together in one Cicer arietinum cultivar CDC Frontier isolate Library 1 chromosome 4, Cicar.CDCFrontier_v2.0, whole genome shotgun sequence window:
- the LOC101489735 gene encoding uncharacterized protein isoform X3 has protein sequence MTISETDDSFTNSNDDRRLSLIDVSSADDSLIARDEFDDAATKFQEWEREPNHIQNRKCDLRQSLAWDKAFFTSAGVLDPEELSSMIEGVGKGDKRASSLPAIQEDVHGSYESISTLSNNSLTQESLEDDLFEDVRASIQNFGRMSDVARANRKVSSGFQTGSSSKEVGMASCKKDSSSKSPSAGMQGTGKLTKKNTISPHLSRKSVARREESSISKQPRTLGKSSPSSTISFSRTSLGGLHVKSEKDKANKKNGGKVNCLMNTSVIKGTQLNGLKPITLSKSPLGLSVAMKTKSPISPSSSSNLSNNISKSSPLNSLKSKVDAGTKKPLSSCSIVRTPPRTDSRDKIGSSNSSLSGLVPIAKFSSSISPASSVSDWSSESSSSTSMTKFRSNNSRTTFHSSSSRKHLPENDAQCFSNSQKSRSGSCLEGKKTRDAGSIGQCVRASAAGMALTPSPKKPLALRRSSPKIGFFEGVKPPVRNPRGGMQPHTIVPQARASPSKGQNKAKLGKLKSPRSIISPKNKEFNNQQDLHPVPLHESSDDENKTSMALQPVESSTVASTEVQNQIHLKAGEGNLDANNTMVEVHRIDAHDLNLSYPQGKSHYDDQVDCLSRQVELMDINTTTQT, from the exons ATGACAATCTCCGAAACCGACGATTCTTTCACAAACAGTAATGACGATCGACGTCTCAGTCTCATCGACGTTTCTTCCGCCGACGATTCTCTCATCGCTAGAGACGAATTCGATGATGCCGCTACCAAATTCCAGGAGTGGGAGCGGGAACCTAATCACATTCAAAACAGAAAGTGTGATTTGCGACAAAGTTTAGCTTGGGATAAAGCCTTTTTCACAAGTGCTg GTGTTTTGGATCCCGAGGAGTTGAGTAGTATGATTGAGGGTGTTGGGAAGGGTGATAAGCGTGCATCGTCGTTACCAGCGATTCAAGAGGATGTGCATGGGTCATATGAGTCCATTTCTACTTTAAGCAACAATAGTTTGACCCAGGAGAGTCTCGAGGATGATTTGTTTGAGGATGTAAGAGCTTCGATTCAGAACTTTGGCAGGATGTCTGATGTGGCGAGGGCTAACAGAAAAGTTTCATCCGGGTTCCAAACTGGTAGCT CTTCTAAAGAGGTTGGCATGGCTTCCTGTAAGAAG GACTCAAGTTCCAAGAGTCCAAGTGCAGGCATGCAAGGCACAGGGAAGTTGACAAAGAAGAATACTATTTCTCCACACCTTTCACGG aaaTCTGTTGCTAGAAGGGAAGAGTCATCTATTTCAAAGCAACCAAGGACACTAGGAAAATCTAGTCCAAGTTCAACAATATCGTTCAGTAGAACTTCTCTTGGTGGTCTACATGTCAAAAGCGAAAAGGACAaggcaaataaaaaaaatggtg GTAAGGTCAATTGTTTGATGAACACATCTGTCATTAAAGGTACTCAACTTAATGGGCTTAAACCCATCACATTATCCAAATCCCCATTAGGTCTATCAGttgcaatgaaaacaaaatcCCCAATTTCCCCATCTTCCAGCAGCAACTTATCCAATAATATTAGCAAATCATCACCATTGAATTCCTTGAAAAGTAAAGTTGACGCTGGAACAAAAAAGCCACTCTCTTCTTGCTCAATTGTCAGAACACCACCAAGAACTGATTCGAGAGATAAAATTGGGTCTAGCAATTCTAGTCTTTCAGGCTTGGTGCCCATCGCCAAGTTCTCTTCAAGCATTTCGCCTGCTAGCTCTGTTAGTGACTGGTCTTCAGAATCATCGTCATCAACTTCTATGACTAAATTTAGGTCTAACAATTCAAGGACTACCTTTCACAGTAGCTCTAGCAGAAAGCACTTACCAGAGAATGATGCTCAATGCTTTTCAAATTCTCAAAAATCTCGGAGTGGTTCATGCTTAGAAGGAAAGAAGACTAGGGATGCTGGATCCATCGGTCAGTGTGTAAGGGCTTCTGCTGCAGGAATGGCTCTTACCCCTTCTCCCAAAAAACCTTTAGCCCTTCGACGGTCATCACCCAAGATTGGCTTCTTTGAAGGG GTGAAACCGCCAGTCCGCAATCCACGTGGGGGGATGCAACCACACACTATTGTACCACAAGCAAGGGCCAGTCCTTCTAAAGGCCAAAACAAAGCAAAGCTTGGAAAGCTGAAATCACCAAGATCAATCATATCACCCAAAAACAAAGAGTTCAATAACCAACAAGATTTGCATCCGGTTCCTCTTCATGAATCATCAGATGATGAAAATAAGACTTCTATGGCTTTACAGCCTGTCGAAAGCTCCACTGTTGCGTCCACGGAAGTTCAAAACCAAATACATCTTAAGGCTGGTGAAGGTAACTTGGATGCCAATAATACCATGGTCGAAGTGCACCGTATAGATGCACATGATCTAAATCTTAGCTATCCACAGGGAAAGTCTCATTATGATGATCAAGTTGATTGTTTGAGCCGACAAGTTGAACTTATGGATATAAATACGACAACACAAACATAG
- the LOC101489735 gene encoding uncharacterized protein isoform X4: protein MTISETDDSFTNSNDDRRLSLIDVSSADDSLIARDEFDDAATKFQEWEREPNHIQNRKCDLRQSLAWDKAFFTSAGVLDPEELSSMIEGVGKGDKRASSLPAIQEDVHGSYESISTLSNNSLTQESLEDDLFEDVRASIQNFGRMSDVARANRKVSSGFQTGSSSKEVGMASCKKDSSSKSPSAGMQGTGKLTKKNTISPHLSRKSVARREESSISKQPRTLGKSSPSSTISFSRTSLGGLHVKSEKDKANKKNGKVNCLMNTSVIKGTQLNGLKPITLSKSPLGLSVAMKTKSPISPSSSSNLSNNISKSSPLNSLKSKVDAGTKKPLSSCSIVRTPPRTDSRDKIGSSNSSLSGLVPIAKFSSSISPASSVSDWSSESSSSTSMTKFRSNNSRTTFHSSSSRKHLPENDAQCFSNSQKSRSGSCLEGKKTRDAGSIGQCVRASAAGMALTPSPKKPLALRRSSPKIGFFEGVKPPVRNPRGGMQPHTIVPQARASPSKGQNKAKLGKLKSPRSIISPKNKEFNNQQDLHPVPLHESSDDENKTSMALQPVESSTVASTEVQNQIHLKAGEGNLDANNTMVEVHRIDAHDLNLSYPQGKSHYDDQVDCLSRQVELMDINTTTQT, encoded by the exons ATGACAATCTCCGAAACCGACGATTCTTTCACAAACAGTAATGACGATCGACGTCTCAGTCTCATCGACGTTTCTTCCGCCGACGATTCTCTCATCGCTAGAGACGAATTCGATGATGCCGCTACCAAATTCCAGGAGTGGGAGCGGGAACCTAATCACATTCAAAACAGAAAGTGTGATTTGCGACAAAGTTTAGCTTGGGATAAAGCCTTTTTCACAAGTGCTg GTGTTTTGGATCCCGAGGAGTTGAGTAGTATGATTGAGGGTGTTGGGAAGGGTGATAAGCGTGCATCGTCGTTACCAGCGATTCAAGAGGATGTGCATGGGTCATATGAGTCCATTTCTACTTTAAGCAACAATAGTTTGACCCAGGAGAGTCTCGAGGATGATTTGTTTGAGGATGTAAGAGCTTCGATTCAGAACTTTGGCAGGATGTCTGATGTGGCGAGGGCTAACAGAAAAGTTTCATCCGGGTTCCAAACTGGTAGCT CTTCTAAAGAGGTTGGCATGGCTTCCTGTAAGAAG GACTCAAGTTCCAAGAGTCCAAGTGCAGGCATGCAAGGCACAGGGAAGTTGACAAAGAAGAATACTATTTCTCCACACCTTTCACGG aaaTCTGTTGCTAGAAGGGAAGAGTCATCTATTTCAAAGCAACCAAGGACACTAGGAAAATCTAGTCCAAGTTCAACAATATCGTTCAGTAGAACTTCTCTTGGTGGTCTACATGTCAAAAGCGAAAAGGACAaggcaaataaaaaaaatg GTAAGGTCAATTGTTTGATGAACACATCTGTCATTAAAGGTACTCAACTTAATGGGCTTAAACCCATCACATTATCCAAATCCCCATTAGGTCTATCAGttgcaatgaaaacaaaatcCCCAATTTCCCCATCTTCCAGCAGCAACTTATCCAATAATATTAGCAAATCATCACCATTGAATTCCTTGAAAAGTAAAGTTGACGCTGGAACAAAAAAGCCACTCTCTTCTTGCTCAATTGTCAGAACACCACCAAGAACTGATTCGAGAGATAAAATTGGGTCTAGCAATTCTAGTCTTTCAGGCTTGGTGCCCATCGCCAAGTTCTCTTCAAGCATTTCGCCTGCTAGCTCTGTTAGTGACTGGTCTTCAGAATCATCGTCATCAACTTCTATGACTAAATTTAGGTCTAACAATTCAAGGACTACCTTTCACAGTAGCTCTAGCAGAAAGCACTTACCAGAGAATGATGCTCAATGCTTTTCAAATTCTCAAAAATCTCGGAGTGGTTCATGCTTAGAAGGAAAGAAGACTAGGGATGCTGGATCCATCGGTCAGTGTGTAAGGGCTTCTGCTGCAGGAATGGCTCTTACCCCTTCTCCCAAAAAACCTTTAGCCCTTCGACGGTCATCACCCAAGATTGGCTTCTTTGAAGGG GTGAAACCGCCAGTCCGCAATCCACGTGGGGGGATGCAACCACACACTATTGTACCACAAGCAAGGGCCAGTCCTTCTAAAGGCCAAAACAAAGCAAAGCTTGGAAAGCTGAAATCACCAAGATCAATCATATCACCCAAAAACAAAGAGTTCAATAACCAACAAGATTTGCATCCGGTTCCTCTTCATGAATCATCAGATGATGAAAATAAGACTTCTATGGCTTTACAGCCTGTCGAAAGCTCCACTGTTGCGTCCACGGAAGTTCAAAACCAAATACATCTTAAGGCTGGTGAAGGTAACTTGGATGCCAATAATACCATGGTCGAAGTGCACCGTATAGATGCACATGATCTAAATCTTAGCTATCCACAGGGAAAGTCTCATTATGATGATCAAGTTGATTGTTTGAGCCGACAAGTTGAACTTATGGATATAAATACGACAACACAAACATAG
- the LOC101489735 gene encoding uncharacterized protein isoform X2 — MTISETDDSFTNSNDDRRLSLIDVSSADDSLIARDEFDDAATKFQEWEREPNHIQNRKCDLRQSLAWDKAFFTSAGVLDPEELSSMIEGVGKGDKRASSLPAIQEDVHGSYESISTLSNNSLTQESLEDDLFEDVRASIQNFGRMSDVARANRKVSSGFQTGSSSKEVGMASCKKDSSSKSPSAGMQGTGKLTKKNTISPHLSRKSVARREESSISKQPRTLGKSSPSSTISFSRTSLGGLHVKSEKDKANKKNAFSGKVNCLMNTSVIKGTQLNGLKPITLSKSPLGLSVAMKTKSPISPSSSSNLSNNISKSSPLNSLKSKVDAGTKKPLSSCSIVRTPPRTDSRDKIGSSNSSLSGLVPIAKFSSSISPASSVSDWSSESSSSTSMTKFRSNNSRTTFHSSSSRKHLPENDAQCFSNSQKSRSGSCLEGKKTRDAGSIGQCVRASAAGMALTPSPKKPLALRRSSPKIGFFEGVKPPVRNPRGGMQPHTIVPQARASPSKGQNKAKLGKLKSPRSIISPKNKEFNNQQDLHPVPLHESSDDENKTSMALQPVESSTVASTEVQNQIHLKAGEGNLDANNTMVEVHRIDAHDLNLSYPQGKSHYDDQVDCLSRQVELMDINTTTQT; from the exons ATGACAATCTCCGAAACCGACGATTCTTTCACAAACAGTAATGACGATCGACGTCTCAGTCTCATCGACGTTTCTTCCGCCGACGATTCTCTCATCGCTAGAGACGAATTCGATGATGCCGCTACCAAATTCCAGGAGTGGGAGCGGGAACCTAATCACATTCAAAACAGAAAGTGTGATTTGCGACAAAGTTTAGCTTGGGATAAAGCCTTTTTCACAAGTGCTg GTGTTTTGGATCCCGAGGAGTTGAGTAGTATGATTGAGGGTGTTGGGAAGGGTGATAAGCGTGCATCGTCGTTACCAGCGATTCAAGAGGATGTGCATGGGTCATATGAGTCCATTTCTACTTTAAGCAACAATAGTTTGACCCAGGAGAGTCTCGAGGATGATTTGTTTGAGGATGTAAGAGCTTCGATTCAGAACTTTGGCAGGATGTCTGATGTGGCGAGGGCTAACAGAAAAGTTTCATCCGGGTTCCAAACTGGTAGCT CTTCTAAAGAGGTTGGCATGGCTTCCTGTAAGAAG GACTCAAGTTCCAAGAGTCCAAGTGCAGGCATGCAAGGCACAGGGAAGTTGACAAAGAAGAATACTATTTCTCCACACCTTTCACGG aaaTCTGTTGCTAGAAGGGAAGAGTCATCTATTTCAAAGCAACCAAGGACACTAGGAAAATCTAGTCCAAGTTCAACAATATCGTTCAGTAGAACTTCTCTTGGTGGTCTACATGTCAAAAGCGAAAAGGACAaggcaaataaaaaaaatg ccTTTTCAGGTAAGGTCAATTGTTTGATGAACACATCTGTCATTAAAGGTACTCAACTTAATGGGCTTAAACCCATCACATTATCCAAATCCCCATTAGGTCTATCAGttgcaatgaaaacaaaatcCCCAATTTCCCCATCTTCCAGCAGCAACTTATCCAATAATATTAGCAAATCATCACCATTGAATTCCTTGAAAAGTAAAGTTGACGCTGGAACAAAAAAGCCACTCTCTTCTTGCTCAATTGTCAGAACACCACCAAGAACTGATTCGAGAGATAAAATTGGGTCTAGCAATTCTAGTCTTTCAGGCTTGGTGCCCATCGCCAAGTTCTCTTCAAGCATTTCGCCTGCTAGCTCTGTTAGTGACTGGTCTTCAGAATCATCGTCATCAACTTCTATGACTAAATTTAGGTCTAACAATTCAAGGACTACCTTTCACAGTAGCTCTAGCAGAAAGCACTTACCAGAGAATGATGCTCAATGCTTTTCAAATTCTCAAAAATCTCGGAGTGGTTCATGCTTAGAAGGAAAGAAGACTAGGGATGCTGGATCCATCGGTCAGTGTGTAAGGGCTTCTGCTGCAGGAATGGCTCTTACCCCTTCTCCCAAAAAACCTTTAGCCCTTCGACGGTCATCACCCAAGATTGGCTTCTTTGAAGGG GTGAAACCGCCAGTCCGCAATCCACGTGGGGGGATGCAACCACACACTATTGTACCACAAGCAAGGGCCAGTCCTTCTAAAGGCCAAAACAAAGCAAAGCTTGGAAAGCTGAAATCACCAAGATCAATCATATCACCCAAAAACAAAGAGTTCAATAACCAACAAGATTTGCATCCGGTTCCTCTTCATGAATCATCAGATGATGAAAATAAGACTTCTATGGCTTTACAGCCTGTCGAAAGCTCCACTGTTGCGTCCACGGAAGTTCAAAACCAAATACATCTTAAGGCTGGTGAAGGTAACTTGGATGCCAATAATACCATGGTCGAAGTGCACCGTATAGATGCACATGATCTAAATCTTAGCTATCCACAGGGAAAGTCTCATTATGATGATCAAGTTGATTGTTTGAGCCGACAAGTTGAACTTATGGATATAAATACGACAACACAAACATAG
- the LOC101489735 gene encoding uncharacterized protein isoform X1: MTISETDDSFTNSNDDRRLSLIDVSSADDSLIARDEFDDAATKFQEWEREPNHIQNRKCDLRQSLAWDKAFFTSAGVLDPEELSSMIEGVGKGDKRASSLPAIQEDVHGSYESISTLSNNSLTQESLEDDLFEDVRASIQNFGRMSDVARANRKVSSGFQTGSSSKEVGMASCKKDSSSKSPSAGMQGTGKLTKKNTISPHLSRKSVARREESSISKQPRTLGKSSPSSTISFSRTSLGGLHVKSEKDKANKKNGAFSGKVNCLMNTSVIKGTQLNGLKPITLSKSPLGLSVAMKTKSPISPSSSSNLSNNISKSSPLNSLKSKVDAGTKKPLSSCSIVRTPPRTDSRDKIGSSNSSLSGLVPIAKFSSSISPASSVSDWSSESSSSTSMTKFRSNNSRTTFHSSSSRKHLPENDAQCFSNSQKSRSGSCLEGKKTRDAGSIGQCVRASAAGMALTPSPKKPLALRRSSPKIGFFEGVKPPVRNPRGGMQPHTIVPQARASPSKGQNKAKLGKLKSPRSIISPKNKEFNNQQDLHPVPLHESSDDENKTSMALQPVESSTVASTEVQNQIHLKAGEGNLDANNTMVEVHRIDAHDLNLSYPQGKSHYDDQVDCLSRQVELMDINTTTQT, from the exons ATGACAATCTCCGAAACCGACGATTCTTTCACAAACAGTAATGACGATCGACGTCTCAGTCTCATCGACGTTTCTTCCGCCGACGATTCTCTCATCGCTAGAGACGAATTCGATGATGCCGCTACCAAATTCCAGGAGTGGGAGCGGGAACCTAATCACATTCAAAACAGAAAGTGTGATTTGCGACAAAGTTTAGCTTGGGATAAAGCCTTTTTCACAAGTGCTg GTGTTTTGGATCCCGAGGAGTTGAGTAGTATGATTGAGGGTGTTGGGAAGGGTGATAAGCGTGCATCGTCGTTACCAGCGATTCAAGAGGATGTGCATGGGTCATATGAGTCCATTTCTACTTTAAGCAACAATAGTTTGACCCAGGAGAGTCTCGAGGATGATTTGTTTGAGGATGTAAGAGCTTCGATTCAGAACTTTGGCAGGATGTCTGATGTGGCGAGGGCTAACAGAAAAGTTTCATCCGGGTTCCAAACTGGTAGCT CTTCTAAAGAGGTTGGCATGGCTTCCTGTAAGAAG GACTCAAGTTCCAAGAGTCCAAGTGCAGGCATGCAAGGCACAGGGAAGTTGACAAAGAAGAATACTATTTCTCCACACCTTTCACGG aaaTCTGTTGCTAGAAGGGAAGAGTCATCTATTTCAAAGCAACCAAGGACACTAGGAAAATCTAGTCCAAGTTCAACAATATCGTTCAGTAGAACTTCTCTTGGTGGTCTACATGTCAAAAGCGAAAAGGACAaggcaaataaaaaaaatggtg ccTTTTCAGGTAAGGTCAATTGTTTGATGAACACATCTGTCATTAAAGGTACTCAACTTAATGGGCTTAAACCCATCACATTATCCAAATCCCCATTAGGTCTATCAGttgcaatgaaaacaaaatcCCCAATTTCCCCATCTTCCAGCAGCAACTTATCCAATAATATTAGCAAATCATCACCATTGAATTCCTTGAAAAGTAAAGTTGACGCTGGAACAAAAAAGCCACTCTCTTCTTGCTCAATTGTCAGAACACCACCAAGAACTGATTCGAGAGATAAAATTGGGTCTAGCAATTCTAGTCTTTCAGGCTTGGTGCCCATCGCCAAGTTCTCTTCAAGCATTTCGCCTGCTAGCTCTGTTAGTGACTGGTCTTCAGAATCATCGTCATCAACTTCTATGACTAAATTTAGGTCTAACAATTCAAGGACTACCTTTCACAGTAGCTCTAGCAGAAAGCACTTACCAGAGAATGATGCTCAATGCTTTTCAAATTCTCAAAAATCTCGGAGTGGTTCATGCTTAGAAGGAAAGAAGACTAGGGATGCTGGATCCATCGGTCAGTGTGTAAGGGCTTCTGCTGCAGGAATGGCTCTTACCCCTTCTCCCAAAAAACCTTTAGCCCTTCGACGGTCATCACCCAAGATTGGCTTCTTTGAAGGG GTGAAACCGCCAGTCCGCAATCCACGTGGGGGGATGCAACCACACACTATTGTACCACAAGCAAGGGCCAGTCCTTCTAAAGGCCAAAACAAAGCAAAGCTTGGAAAGCTGAAATCACCAAGATCAATCATATCACCCAAAAACAAAGAGTTCAATAACCAACAAGATTTGCATCCGGTTCCTCTTCATGAATCATCAGATGATGAAAATAAGACTTCTATGGCTTTACAGCCTGTCGAAAGCTCCACTGTTGCGTCCACGGAAGTTCAAAACCAAATACATCTTAAGGCTGGTGAAGGTAACTTGGATGCCAATAATACCATGGTCGAAGTGCACCGTATAGATGCACATGATCTAAATCTTAGCTATCCACAGGGAAAGTCTCATTATGATGATCAAGTTGATTGTTTGAGCCGACAAGTTGAACTTATGGATATAAATACGACAACACAAACATAG